A genomic stretch from Mycobacterium paraterrae includes:
- a CDS encoding cytochrome P450, protein MSATSSVAGPQELLLRLLDPANRANPYAVYEQFRACGPMFMPDSSLHIFSSFRDCDDALRHPASSVDRQKSKLVQRLAAEGTNTRPQVPPMFLFLDPPDHTRLRKLVSKAFVPKVVNELTGHITGLVDGMLDRVAERGRFEAVDDLAHPLPVNVICRLLGVPIEDDAEFSHASALLAQALDPFFAATGAPADGMDERIAAAQWLRGYLHDLIDQRRARPGDDLMSRLIAVEESGDQLTEDEIASTCMLLLIAGHETTVNLIANAMLAMLREPAQWAALAADPQRAPAVVEETLRYDPPVHLVVRIAAADMTIGDTSVGEGDSLLLLLGAAQHDAAEFDRPDIFDPDRKAFRHLSFGRGLHYCLGAPLARLEATVALSAVTSRFPDARLAGEPVYKPNVTLRGLASLDIAL, encoded by the coding sequence ATGTCTGCCACGTCGAGTGTCGCCGGGCCGCAGGAACTCCTGCTGCGATTGCTGGATCCGGCCAACCGGGCCAATCCGTATGCGGTCTACGAGCAGTTCCGGGCCTGCGGGCCGATGTTCATGCCGGACAGCAGCCTGCACATCTTCTCCTCGTTCCGCGACTGCGACGACGCTCTGCGACATCCGGCATCGTCGGTCGACCGGCAGAAGTCGAAGCTGGTTCAGCGCCTGGCGGCCGAGGGCACGAATACCCGTCCGCAGGTCCCACCGATGTTCCTGTTTCTCGATCCACCCGATCACACCCGGTTGCGCAAACTGGTCAGCAAGGCGTTCGTGCCCAAGGTGGTCAACGAATTGACCGGGCACATCACCGGTCTGGTCGACGGGATGCTGGACCGCGTCGCCGAGCGCGGCCGCTTCGAGGCGGTCGACGATCTCGCTCATCCGTTGCCGGTCAACGTGATCTGCCGGCTGCTAGGCGTGCCGATCGAGGACGACGCAGAATTCAGCCACGCCTCGGCGCTGTTGGCGCAGGCCCTCGACCCGTTCTTCGCGGCCACCGGCGCACCGGCCGACGGCATGGACGAGCGGATCGCCGCGGCCCAGTGGCTGCGGGGCTACCTGCACGACCTGATCGATCAGCGCCGTGCCCGCCCGGGTGACGACCTGATGTCGAGGCTGATCGCGGTCGAGGAGTCAGGCGACCAGTTGACCGAGGACGAGATCGCGTCGACGTGCATGCTGCTGCTGATTGCCGGCCACGAGACGACGGTCAACTTGATCGCCAACGCCATGCTGGCGATGCTGCGTGAGCCCGCGCAATGGGCGGCGCTGGCAGCCGATCCGCAGCGCGCACCAGCCGTCGTCGAAGAGACGCTGCGTTACGACCCGCCGGTACACCTGGTAGTGCGAATCGCCGCTGCAGACATGACCATTGGTGACACTTCCGTGGGCGAGGGCGACTCGCTGCTGCTCCTGCTGGGCGCCGCGCAACACGATGCGGCCGAGTTCGACCGACCGGACATCTTCGATCCCGATCGAAAAGCGTTTCGGCACTTGTCGTTCGGTCGCGGGCTGCACTACTGCCTGGGAGCGCCGCTGGCTCGGCTGGAGGCAACGGTGGCGTTGTCGGCGGTGACGTCACGCTTCCCGGACGCGCGGCTGGCCGGCGAGCCGGTCTATAAGCCGAACGTGACGCTGCGCGGACTGGCCTCGCTGGACATCGCGCTCTAG
- a CDS encoding NUDIX domain-containing protein, giving the protein MGTVEVLLVHPGGPFWARKDDGAWSIPKGEYTTGDDPWAAAQREFEEEVGSAAPVGPRIDLSPVKQSGGKVVTAFAVRGDLDVSKARSNTFELEWPRGSGQLKTFPEVDRIEWFTVAQARVKLLAAQVALLDQLMAHPDFTDLREA; this is encoded by the coding sequence ATCGGCACGGTCGAAGTCCTGCTCGTGCACCCGGGCGGACCGTTCTGGGCGCGCAAGGACGACGGCGCGTGGTCGATCCCGAAGGGCGAGTACACCACCGGGGACGATCCGTGGGCCGCGGCGCAACGCGAATTCGAAGAAGAGGTGGGGTCGGCCGCGCCGGTCGGGCCGCGCATCGACTTGTCGCCGGTCAAGCAATCCGGCGGCAAGGTCGTCACCGCGTTCGCGGTGCGCGGCGACCTCGACGTCAGCAAGGCCCGCAGCAACACCTTCGAGCTCGAATGGCCCAGAGGCTCGGGACAACTGAAGACGTTTCCGGAGGTGGATCGGATCGAGTGGTTCACCGTGGCCCAAGCCAGGGTCAAGTTGCTCGCCGCGCAGGTCGCTCTGCTCGATCAGCTGATGGCGCATCCCGACTTCACGGATCTGCGTGAGGCGTGA
- a CDS encoding SOUL family heme-binding protein, which translates to MLKATARIAKSLVEAGGSVVGFRGLTEEPAYSAEPLADGVEVRRYPSRIAAQTAVDADEVTARRIGFQRLAGYIFGKNHTVVEQSRRGSGEKIAMTAPVAQQADADGQWLIRFFMPADKTRESLPDPDDPAVSLVTVPPETVAVKRFSGSTDPKAVAAKATDLLRTLDGQGMKAVGTPAAWFYDPPWTVPPLRRNEVWVAVEPRG; encoded by the coding sequence ATGCTGAAGGCGACCGCGAGGATTGCCAAGTCTTTGGTCGAGGCCGGCGGGTCGGTGGTGGGATTCCGCGGCCTCACCGAGGAGCCCGCCTACAGCGCCGAACCGCTCGCCGACGGCGTCGAAGTCCGACGTTATCCTTCGCGCATCGCGGCGCAGACGGCGGTCGACGCCGACGAGGTGACCGCCCGGCGAATCGGTTTCCAACGCTTGGCCGGCTACATCTTCGGAAAGAACCACACGGTCGTCGAACAGTCCCGGCGCGGATCCGGTGAGAAGATCGCCATGACGGCGCCGGTCGCCCAACAGGCCGATGCCGACGGGCAATGGCTGATCCGGTTTTTCATGCCGGCCGACAAGACGCGGGAATCGTTACCGGATCCGGACGATCCGGCGGTCAGCCTCGTGACGGTTCCCCCGGAAACCGTTGCCGTCAAACGATTCTCCGGGAGCACCGATCCCAAGGCGGTTGCCGCGAAGGCGACGGATCTGCTCCGGACGCTCGATGGTCAGGGGATGAAAGCGGTCGGCACACCCGCCGCGTGGTTCTACGATCCGCCGTGGACCGTCCCCCCTTTGCGGCGCAACGAAGTGTGGGTGGCCGTCGAACCGCGTGGCTGA
- a CDS encoding WS/DGAT/MGAT family O-acyltransferase has protein sequence MELMSPLDSVFLAIESREHPMHVGGLQLFEPPEGAGPEFAREVRDALVANRDFQPTFRKHPAWTFGAVPSFAWTYDDPDDVDIDYHVRRSALPTPGRVRELLELTSRWHSGLLDRHRPLWEAHFVEGLNDGRFAVYSKFHHSLIDGVSALRLMQRTLSDDPDDTEMKAIWDLPRRHRENAGKSKRPGLTDIAKSVVAYGPSTWSLARAALLEQQLTLPFAAPRTMFNVPIGGARRVAAQSWAIDRLKAIKVAAGVTFNDVILGMCSGALRHYLQDEHALPDNPLIAMVPVSMRTEDEADSGGNQVAALLCNLATDLDDPVQRLETISASMRGNKKVFSELPKLQAYALSAALISPLGLSSLPGIVRASPPPFNIVISNVPGPTKPMYWNGARLDGNYPLSIALDGQALNITMVNNADNIDFGLVGCRKSVPHLQRLLGHLETSLKDLERAVGV, from the coding sequence ATGGAACTGATGAGTCCCCTCGACTCGGTCTTTCTGGCGATCGAATCGCGTGAGCACCCGATGCATGTCGGCGGCCTGCAACTGTTCGAGCCGCCAGAGGGCGCCGGGCCAGAATTCGCCCGCGAAGTCCGCGACGCGTTGGTCGCGAACCGCGACTTTCAGCCGACTTTCCGCAAGCACCCCGCGTGGACGTTCGGCGCTGTGCCCAGCTTCGCCTGGACCTACGACGACCCGGACGATGTCGACATCGACTATCACGTACGGCGCTCGGCGCTGCCGACCCCGGGCCGGGTGCGCGAGTTGCTGGAGCTGACGTCTCGGTGGCACAGCGGCCTGCTCGACCGGCACCGCCCACTGTGGGAGGCGCACTTCGTCGAGGGGCTGAACGACGGGCGGTTCGCCGTCTACAGCAAGTTCCACCATTCGCTGATCGACGGTGTTTCCGCGCTGCGACTGATGCAGCGCACACTTTCCGACGACCCGGACGACACCGAAATGAAGGCGATCTGGGACCTGCCCCGACGTCACCGCGAGAACGCCGGGAAGTCGAAGCGCCCCGGGCTCACCGACATCGCGAAATCTGTTGTGGCGTATGGCCCGTCGACGTGGTCGCTGGCCCGTGCCGCGCTGCTGGAACAGCAGCTGACGCTGCCGTTCGCCGCGCCGCGCACCATGTTCAACGTCCCGATCGGTGGAGCGCGGCGGGTCGCCGCGCAGTCGTGGGCGATCGACCGGCTCAAAGCCATCAAGGTCGCCGCCGGCGTGACCTTCAACGACGTCATCCTCGGCATGTGCTCCGGGGCGCTGCGTCACTACCTACAGGACGAGCACGCGCTGCCCGACAACCCGCTGATCGCGATGGTGCCGGTGAGCATGCGGACGGAGGACGAGGCTGACAGCGGAGGCAACCAGGTCGCCGCGCTGCTGTGCAACCTCGCCACCGATCTCGACGACCCGGTACAGCGGCTGGAAACGATCAGCGCGTCGATGCGCGGCAACAAAAAGGTGTTCTCCGAACTGCCCAAGCTGCAGGCGTACGCGCTCTCCGCGGCGCTCATCAGCCCGCTCGGACTTTCCTCGCTGCCGGGCATCGTTCGGGCGTCGCCTCCGCCGTTCAACATCGTGATCTCGAACGTGCCGGGGCCGACCAAGCCGATGTATTGGAACGGCGCGCGTCTGGACGGCAACTACCCGCTGTCGATCGCACTGGACGGGCAGGCGCTGAACATCACGATGGTCAACAACGCCGACAACATCGACTTCGGTCTGGTCGGATGCCGCAAGAGCGTGCCGCACCTGCAGCGGCTGCTCGGCCACCTGGAAACCTCGCTGAAGGATCTGGAACGCGCGGTGGGGGTTTGA
- a CDS encoding ATP-dependent DNA ligase: protein MDLPVMPPVSPMLSKAVKSLPPDASYEPKWDGFRSIVFRDGDQVEVGSRNEKPMTRYFPELVAAAVAELPPRCVIDGEIVIATDHGLDFEALQQRIHPADSRVRMLAEKTPASFIAFDLLALGDDDYTGRPFARRREALLDALRGAGPSFHVTPATTDLDLAQRWFDEFEGAGLDGVIAKPLSITYQPDKRIMFKIKHERTADCVVAGYRVHKSGSDAIGSLLLGLYKDDGTLASVGVIGAFPMAKRRQLFDELQPLVTDFDGHPWNWAAHEAGERTPRKNEFSRWNAGKDLSFVPLRPERVVEVRYDHMEGERFRHTAQFNRWRPDREPSSCTYAQLDSPLTFSLGDIVPGLGVNGKTGFHA from the coding sequence ATGGACTTGCCCGTCATGCCACCGGTTTCGCCGATGCTGTCCAAGGCGGTGAAGTCGCTTCCGCCGGATGCGTCCTACGAACCCAAGTGGGACGGGTTCCGGTCGATCGTGTTCCGCGACGGCGATCAAGTCGAGGTCGGCAGCCGCAACGAAAAGCCGATGACCCGCTACTTTCCGGAGCTCGTCGCCGCGGCCGTCGCCGAGTTGCCGCCGCGCTGCGTGATCGACGGCGAGATCGTGATCGCCACCGATCACGGCCTGGATTTCGAAGCGCTGCAGCAGCGCATCCATCCGGCTGATTCGCGGGTGCGGATGCTGGCCGAGAAGACGCCCGCCTCGTTCATCGCGTTCGACCTGCTGGCGCTCGGTGACGACGACTACACCGGGCGCCCATTCGCGCGGCGCCGCGAAGCGTTGCTCGACGCGCTGAGGGGTGCAGGTCCGTCGTTTCACGTCACACCCGCAACGACGGATCTGGACCTCGCGCAGCGCTGGTTCGACGAATTCGAGGGGGCCGGCCTCGACGGCGTGATCGCCAAGCCGCTGTCGATCACCTATCAGCCGGACAAGCGGATCATGTTCAAGATCAAGCACGAGCGCACCGCCGACTGCGTGGTCGCGGGCTACCGGGTGCACAAGTCCGGCAGCGACGCGATCGGCTCGCTGCTGCTCGGGCTCTATAAGGACGACGGCACGCTGGCGTCGGTCGGCGTGATCGGCGCCTTCCCGATGGCCAAGCGACGGCAGCTGTTCGACGAACTGCAGCCGCTGGTCACCGATTTCGACGGCCACCCGTGGAACTGGGCCGCCCACGAGGCGGGCGAGCGCACGCCGCGCAAGAACGAGTTCTCCCGCTGGAATGCCGGCAAGGACCTGTCATTCGTGCCGTTGCGGCCCGAGCGCGTCGTCGAAGTTCGCTACGACCACATGGAAGGTGAGCGTTTTCGCCACACCGCACAGTTCAATCGCTGGCGGCCGGACCGCGAACCGTCGTCGTGCACCTACGCGCAGCTCGACAGCCCGCTGACGTTCAGCCTCGGCGATATCGTCCCGGGTTTGGGCGTGAACGGGAAGACTGGCTTTCATGCGTGA
- a CDS encoding lipoprotein LpqH yields MDKSVCTVAAAMLIVSGCASGQASTPGPGALPPGTAKISIDGGQVGSTYSVRCQTVDWMTRIHTDLHGATVNAMLSNAGKLTAEFVRLHDVDGFEGSYERALQGEASVTMNGATYQITGAALGFNKSDRTRLKAETFTLTVSC; encoded by the coding sequence GTGGACAAGAGTGTCTGTACCGTGGCCGCGGCGATGTTGATCGTCAGCGGCTGCGCGTCCGGTCAGGCCTCCACACCGGGGCCGGGCGCGTTGCCCCCGGGCACCGCAAAGATCTCCATCGACGGCGGGCAGGTCGGCAGCACCTATTCGGTGCGTTGCCAGACGGTCGATTGGATGACGAGGATCCACACCGACCTGCACGGTGCAACCGTCAACGCCATGCTTTCCAACGCCGGCAAGCTGACGGCTGAGTTCGTCCGCCTGCACGACGTCGACGGGTTCGAGGGTTCCTACGAACGCGCGCTGCAGGGCGAGGCATCGGTCACGATGAACGGTGCCACCTATCAGATCACCGGCGCCGCACTGGGTTTCAACAAATCGGACCGGACACGGCTGAAAGCGGAGACGTTCACTCTGACGGTGTCGTGCTGA
- the ligD gene encoding non-homologous end-joining DNA ligase encodes MAAPAEEIDVDGIAVRVTNPDKVYFPKLGSGGTKGKLIDYYRAVAAGPMLASLKDRPVHLQRFPDGIDGEEIYQKRVPQHHPDYLETCRITFPSGRTADALRVTHPAAIVWAAQMGTVTLHPWQVRCPDVEHPDELRVDLDPQPGTGFDEARSVAVDVLKPLLDELGLVGYPKTSGGRGVHVFLRIKPDWDFIEVRRAGIALAREVERRAPDAVTTSWWKEERGKRIFIDFNQNARDRTFASAYSVRRTEIATVSMPLSWDELATANPDDYTIATAADLVASRDDPWADIDSNNQSIEPLLEMVAADEENGLGDLPYPPNYPKMPGEPKRVQPSKDTDRKK; translated from the coding sequence ATGGCTGCCCCAGCGGAGGAAATCGACGTCGACGGGATCGCGGTCCGCGTCACCAACCCCGACAAGGTGTACTTCCCCAAGCTGGGCTCGGGCGGCACCAAGGGCAAGCTGATCGACTACTACCGCGCCGTCGCCGCCGGACCGATGCTGGCGTCGCTGAAGGACCGACCGGTGCACCTGCAGCGTTTTCCCGACGGCATCGACGGCGAGGAGATCTACCAGAAACGCGTCCCGCAGCACCACCCCGACTACCTGGAAACCTGCCGGATCACTTTCCCGTCCGGGCGGACGGCCGACGCGTTGCGGGTGACCCATCCGGCCGCGATCGTGTGGGCCGCGCAGATGGGCACCGTCACGCTGCACCCGTGGCAGGTGCGCTGCCCGGACGTCGAGCATCCCGACGAGCTGCGGGTCGACCTGGACCCGCAGCCGGGCACCGGTTTCGACGAGGCTCGTAGTGTCGCGGTCGACGTTCTCAAACCGCTGCTTGATGAACTCGGGCTGGTTGGCTACCCGAAGACGTCCGGTGGTCGCGGCGTCCACGTGTTCCTGCGGATCAAGCCGGACTGGGATTTTATCGAGGTGCGGCGCGCCGGCATCGCGCTGGCCCGCGAGGTGGAGCGGCGTGCGCCCGACGCCGTAACGACGTCGTGGTGGAAGGAAGAACGGGGCAAGCGCATCTTCATCGACTTCAACCAGAACGCCCGCGACCGCACATTCGCCTCGGCATATTCGGTGCGGCGCACCGAGATTGCGACGGTGTCGATGCCGCTCAGCTGGGATGAACTGGCGACTGCCAACCCCGACGACTACACGATCGCCACCGCGGCCGACCTGGTGGCCAGCCGCGACGACCCGTGGGCCGACATCGACAGCAACAACCAGTCGATCGAGCCGCTACTGGAGATGGTCGCCGCCGACGAGGAGAACGGGCTCGGGGATCTGCCGTATCCGCCCAACTACCCGAAGATGCCCGGCGAGCCGAAACGTGTTCAGCCGAGCAAGGATACGGACCGCAAGAAGTAG
- a CDS encoding DUF732 domain-containing protein, translated as MRDRETIDSDLRRVAAELRSIRERGGQPSSQQLDALLDERLGHPVDVLSDTAVLDEILAPFEKTFERPRRRRRSPLLHLALRAAVPLSALAVVAMLVMMFVVHRHHRPSEPAPSPVAEEHPTTVAPAPLVPPVNHPSQTDIAEKAMVEVLQREGVPVPNSDYAATQGHAVCDFLGRDANIANATAFVQRSTIWDAAQSADFTSAAIVTYCPQFESAGTDQAQQAYQKAATNLQSIEGDLQGINQDLQGIRDGLRGDG; from the coding sequence ATGCGTGACCGGGAGACGATCGACTCCGACTTACGCCGCGTGGCTGCCGAGCTTCGCTCGATCCGCGAGCGTGGCGGGCAGCCGTCCAGCCAACAGCTCGACGCGCTTCTCGACGAACGGCTGGGGCATCCGGTCGACGTGCTTTCCGACACAGCGGTTCTCGACGAAATCCTGGCGCCCTTCGAGAAAACCTTCGAGCGCCCGCGTCGTCGTCGCAGGAGTCCGCTGCTGCATCTGGCGCTGCGCGCCGCGGTCCCGCTGTCGGCGCTGGCCGTCGTCGCGATGCTGGTCATGATGTTCGTCGTGCACCGGCATCATCGTCCGTCCGAGCCGGCGCCTAGTCCGGTGGCAGAGGAGCACCCCACAACTGTTGCTCCTGCACCGCTTGTTCCGCCGGTGAACCACCCGTCGCAGACCGACATCGCCGAGAAGGCGATGGTCGAGGTGCTGCAGCGTGAGGGTGTGCCGGTGCCCAACAGCGACTACGCCGCGACGCAAGGACATGCGGTGTGCGACTTCCTGGGACGCGACGCCAACATCGCGAATGCGACTGCCTTCGTGCAACGATCGACGATCTGGGATGCCGCGCAAAGCGCCGACTTCACCAGCGCGGCCATCGTCACCTACTGCCCGCAGTTCGAGTCTGCGGGCACCGACCAGGCGCAGCAGGCGTATCAAAAGGCCGCCACCAACCTGCAGTCCATCGAGGGTGACCTGCAGGGGATCAACCAGGATCTGCAGGGCATCCGCGACGGCCTGCGCGGCGACGGCTGA
- a CDS encoding serine/threonine-protein kinase, translating into MEGTPFGHYRLLKLVGRGGMGEVWRAHDTVSDRVVALKVLPPHLATDKHFQNRFRREARVAAGLYEPHIVPIHSYGELDGRLYVDMRLIDGQDLESLLGGGPLEPARAVKILDQVASALHAAHEVGLIHRDVKPSNILVTPSDFAYLIDFGIARAADSTGLTSTGSTIGTWAYMAPERFGTGEPDLRSDVYALACVLYQCLTGQLPFVGDSVEQQVAGHLSIAPPRPSVTNRTVPQAFDDVVAVGMAKNPSERYGTTTELAAAMTAAASQLAAGVPQQGLPYQPPTQAAHLGQHPREDATPWPPSNASSDSLSWARTEQRAHSDAEPAPFLPRERNPSLAVTARRPLLRHPAALAAALLAVVLLIGGAVVLITRHDTQQANMRSAGSQPAHLPRPAGPAFDGTFTATYGPKTSFGGAPQKSSSSTVTFVARSFCDRSGCVASATTVNRPEGVLTFAFDYANGRWTAVSIENDGECRGQKAVEHWRVYQLQPKPDGSFSGDFRAVYPSGGCNSKQPVTFTRTGGPDPSVQVTDPKVIAPFVRSPAQHFSGRYRRQIIYRDDGTRFDRDYVVDTYCLRTGQRCLSVANEAGQGAVYLNFAGDKWTGHLSSDGKCTRSGLAEHNETDWTVQVPQEPPDPIQQMSGEGTQTASGGCVKTFHFDITYTRTGD; encoded by the coding sequence GTGGAGGGAACGCCGTTCGGGCACTACCGCCTGCTGAAACTGGTGGGGCGTGGCGGGATGGGCGAGGTGTGGCGCGCTCACGACACGGTCAGTGACCGCGTGGTCGCGCTCAAGGTATTGCCGCCCCACCTAGCGACTGACAAACATTTTCAAAATCGGTTTCGTCGTGAAGCGCGGGTCGCGGCCGGTTTGTATGAACCGCACATCGTTCCTATCCATAGTTACGGTGAGCTAGACGGCCGCCTCTATGTCGACATGCGCTTGATTGACGGCCAAGATCTGGAGTCCCTTCTTGGCGGCGGACCCCTAGAACCGGCTCGCGCAGTGAAGATCCTTGATCAAGTCGCGTCAGCGCTGCACGCCGCGCACGAAGTCGGATTGATCCACCGAGACGTGAAACCGTCCAATATCCTGGTCACACCTTCAGACTTCGCCTACCTCATCGATTTCGGTATCGCTCGCGCCGCTGATTCGACCGGTTTGACAAGCACGGGCTCGACGATCGGCACATGGGCTTACATGGCTCCCGAGCGGTTCGGCACTGGTGAGCCTGACCTTCGCTCTGACGTGTACGCATTAGCCTGTGTGCTTTACCAATGTTTGACTGGTCAACTTCCCTTCGTCGGCGACAGTGTGGAACAGCAAGTGGCCGGGCACCTTTCAATAGCGCCACCCAGGCCCTCGGTCACCAATCGCACTGTGCCTCAGGCGTTTGACGACGTAGTCGCCGTTGGCATGGCGAAAAACCCAAGCGAGAGATACGGCACTACAACTGAACTCGCCGCCGCGATGACCGCCGCCGCCTCGCAGCTAGCAGCGGGTGTGCCACAGCAGGGTCTGCCCTACCAGCCACCAACGCAAGCGGCACATTTGGGCCAACACCCTCGGGAAGACGCGACCCCATGGCCGCCCAGCAACGCATCATCCGACTCCCTGTCGTGGGCGCGCACCGAACAGCGCGCGCATAGCGATGCTGAGCCGGCTCCGTTTTTGCCTCGCGAAAGAAATCCATCGCTGGCAGTCACGGCGCGCAGGCCGTTGCTGCGCCACCCGGCAGCCCTTGCTGCCGCCCTTCTTGCAGTAGTGCTACTCATCGGTGGCGCGGTAGTCCTGATCACCCGCCACGACACCCAACAGGCCAACATGAGGTCTGCCGGTTCCCAGCCAGCACACCTACCCAGGCCCGCCGGACCGGCATTTGACGGTACGTTCACCGCCACCTACGGCCCGAAGACCAGTTTCGGCGGTGCGCCGCAGAAGAGTTCCTCGTCGACGGTCACCTTCGTCGCGAGGTCCTTCTGCGACCGCAGCGGCTGTGTAGCCAGTGCCACTACTGTGAATCGTCCGGAGGGCGTCTTGACGTTCGCCTTCGACTATGCGAACGGGCGCTGGACCGCGGTGAGTATAGAAAATGACGGCGAATGCCGGGGTCAAAAAGCGGTTGAGCACTGGCGGGTGTATCAACTCCAACCCAAACCCGACGGCTCCTTCAGCGGTGATTTTCGTGCTGTTTACCCGAGCGGAGGCTGCAACAGCAAACAGCCTGTGACCTTTACTCGTACTGGCGGCCCTGACCCGAGTGTTCAAGTCACCGACCCCAAAGTAATTGCACCCTTTGTACGCTCGCCAGCACAACACTTTTCAGGCCGCTACCGCAGGCAAATCATTTACCGCGACGACGGTACGAGATTCGACCGCGATTATGTTGTTGATACGTACTGTCTGCGTACCGGACAACGGTGTCTGAGTGTCGCTAACGAGGCTGGCCAAGGCGCTGTCTATCTGAATTTCGCAGGTGATAAGTGGACCGGGCACCTCTCCTCAGACGGGAAATGCACCAGGAGTGGACTGGCAGAGCATAACGAGACCGATTGGACAGTCCAAGTCCCACAGGAACCCCCGGACCCCATTCAGCAAATGAGTGGTGAGGGAACGCAAACTGCGAGCGGTGGGTGCGTGAAGACTTTTCATTTCGACATCACATACACCCGGACCGGAGATTGA
- a CDS encoding nitroreductase family deazaflavin-dependent oxidoreductase yields MASDDFNERNIAEFRANHGRVGGNFEGAPLLILHTVGAKSGEPRTNIMMYQADGDRYLVFASYAGADKNPAWYWNLKANPDTRIEVGDDIIDVHATELEGDERDQKYALQAERYPGFADYEAKTSRVIPVVALTPTGPPQPRD; encoded by the coding sequence GTGGCATCTGACGACTTCAACGAACGCAATATCGCCGAATTCCGCGCCAACCACGGACGGGTCGGCGGCAACTTCGAGGGTGCGCCGCTGCTCATCCTGCACACGGTGGGAGCCAAGAGCGGCGAGCCGCGGACCAACATCATGATGTATCAGGCCGACGGCGACCGGTATCTCGTCTTCGCCTCCTACGCCGGTGCGGACAAGAACCCGGCCTGGTACTGGAATCTGAAAGCCAACCCGGACACTCGCATCGAGGTCGGCGACGACATCATCGACGTACACGCCACCGAGTTGGAAGGCGACGAGCGCGACCAGAAGTACGCGCTGCAGGCCGAGCGCTATCCCGGGTTCGCCGACTACGAGGCCAAGACGTCGCGGGTGATCCCCGTCGTCGCGCTCACGCCGACAGGCCCGCCCCAGCCGCGCGACTGA
- a CDS encoding haloalkane dehalogenase, which translates to MQTLRTPDDRFADLPEFHYIPSYSDVSDSEGGTLRMAWVQDGPADADPVLMLHGEPSWSFLYRKMIPVLVDAGHRVICPDLVGFGRSDKPTRIEDHSYARHVEWVRELVFDVLNLQRVTLVGQDWGGLIGLRLAAEHPERFARVVVANTGLPTGDIPMPEIWWQFRKAIQSAPSIDIGRFVQGGCRRPMSDEVRAAYDAPFPDDSFSAGPRAMPGLVPTSPDDPAAAANRAAWATLTASPTPMLVAFSDGDPITGGMAPILQREMAGAQGIAHPVVGNAGHFLQEDAGEELAGYIAAFLSTTPSE; encoded by the coding sequence ATGCAGACGCTTCGCACGCCGGACGACCGCTTCGCTGACTTACCCGAATTCCATTACATCCCAAGCTATTCCGATGTCTCCGATAGCGAGGGTGGCACACTGAGAATGGCGTGGGTCCAGGATGGGCCCGCCGACGCCGATCCGGTGCTGATGTTGCACGGTGAGCCGTCGTGGTCGTTTCTCTACCGGAAGATGATCCCGGTGCTGGTCGATGCCGGACATCGTGTCATCTGCCCCGATCTGGTCGGGTTCGGCCGATCGGACAAGCCGACGCGCATCGAGGACCACAGCTACGCGCGTCACGTCGAATGGGTGCGCGAGTTGGTGTTCGACGTGCTGAACCTGCAGCGGGTGACCCTCGTCGGCCAGGACTGGGGCGGTCTGATCGGATTGCGGCTGGCGGCCGAGCATCCGGAGCGGTTCGCCCGTGTGGTCGTCGCGAACACCGGCCTGCCCACCGGCGACATCCCGATGCCGGAAATCTGGTGGCAGTTCCGTAAGGCGATCCAGAGCGCACCGTCGATCGACATAGGTCGGTTCGTGCAGGGCGGTTGCCGCCGCCCGATGAGCGACGAGGTCCGCGCGGCCTACGACGCGCCGTTTCCCGACGACTCCTTCTCCGCGGGACCGCGTGCCATGCCGGGCCTGGTCCCGACCTCACCCGACGATCCGGCCGCCGCAGCCAATCGGGCTGCCTGGGCGACGCTCACCGCGAGCCCGACGCCGATGCTGGTGGCGTTCAGCGACGGCGACCCGATCACGGGTGGGATGGCACCGATCCTGCAGCGCGAGATGGCGGGCGCCCAGGGAATTGCTCACCCGGTGGTCGGCAACGCCGGGCACTTCCTCCAGGAAGACGCCGGGGAAGAACTCGCCGGCTACATCGCCGCCTTCCTCAGCACGACACCGTCAGAGTGA